The following nucleotide sequence is from Devosia salina.
AAAGTCGCGCGATCTGGCCCAGAGCCTGGTCACCGTCGCCAATGGGGCAGGCCTCAAGACCGGGGCGCTGATCACCGACATGAACGAGCCGCTGGCCAGTGCCGCCGGCAACGGGCTCGAAGTGCGCAACGCCGTCGATTTCCTGACCGGCACCCATCAGGACGCGCGCCTGCGCGAGGTGACGCTGGCCCTCTGCGCCGAGATTGCGCTGATGACCGGCAAGGCCAGCTCGCTGGCCGATGCTCAGGTCCAGGTTGAAACCGCCCTCGACAGCGGCACCGCCGCCGAACATTTCGGCAAGATGGTCATGGCCCTGGGCGGCCCCGCCGGCTTTGTCGATGCCATGGACACGCATCTCGAACCCGCCCCCATCATCCGCGACGTCTTTGCCATCGGGCAGGGCAGGGTCAGCACCATCGATACCCGCGGCGTCGGCATGGCGGTGGTTGCCCTCGGGGGCGGCCGTGCCACGCCCACCGATGTCATCGATCACCGCGTCGGCTTTGATCGCCTGGCCGGGCTGGGGGCGGAAGTGGGCCCCGGCATGCCCATTGCCCGCATCCACGCCGCCGACGAAGCCAGTGCCGCCGATGCCGAAGCCCGGCTGAAGCGGGCCTATCATCTCGGTGAGGCTGTGCCGAGCAATCCGTTGATTGCTGGTCGGATTGGTCAACCGGCCTAACGTTCATCGCCTCCCTCCCCCTTGAGGGGAGGGACCGAGGGTGGGGGTGTCGGCGCCCCCGCGAGAATAGAGTTCTGGGAGGTCTCGACACCCCCACCCCCA
It contains:
- the deoA gene encoding thymidine phosphorylase, producing MVFLPQEVILKKRNGEILAKDDIAQFIAGFANGTVSHAQAAAFAMAVYFQDMTMDERVALTLAMRDSGSVLDWSDLDGPVADKHSTGGVGDNVSLMLAPILAAIGIYVPMISGRGLGHTGGTLDKFDAIPGYQTQPDNALFRKVVKEAGCAIIGQTADLAPADKTLYAIRDVTGTVESIALITASILSKKLAAGLGALILDVKTGSGAFMPTLEKSRDLAQSLVTVANGAGLKTGALITDMNEPLASAAGNGLEVRNAVDFLTGTHQDARLREVTLALCAEIALMTGKASSLADAQVQVETALDSGTAAEHFGKMVMALGGPAGFVDAMDTHLEPAPIIRDVFAIGQGRVSTIDTRGVGMAVVALGGGRATPTDVIDHRVGFDRLAGLGAEVGPGMPIARIHAADEASAADAEARLKRAYHLGEAVPSNPLIAGRIGQPA